The Henckelia pumila isolate YLH828 chromosome 2, ASM3356847v2, whole genome shotgun sequence genome includes a window with the following:
- the LOC140882524 gene encoding probable peroxygenase 4, producing MGVDFDSFSSCSVDQQGMENNNLNVLQKHIMFFDQDNDGIIYPSETFRGFREVGCGIFLSSMASLLINVSLSRKTRPGKPFSFKFPIEVKNIHLAKHGSDSGVYDKQGRFVPSKFEEIFAKHAVTHPDSLTSKELESFIKSKREPKDYAGWVAAYVEWNILYMLCKDKNGLLHKDVVRNAFDGSLFEKMAKERSIKVAK from the exons ATGGGTGTAGATTTCGATTCCTTTTCAAGCTGTAGCGTCGATCAACAAG GAATGGAAAATAACAACCTCAACGTTCTGCAGAAGCATATCATGTTCTTTGATCAGGATAACGATGGGATCATTTATCCCTCGGAAACTTTTCGAG GTTTTCGAGAGGTTGGGTGTGGGATTTTTCTATCTTCGATGGCTTCTCTGTTAATCAACGTTTCTTTGAGTCGGAAAACAAGACCG GGTAAACCCTTTTCATTTAAATTCCCGATCGAGGTGAAGAACATTCATTTGGCCAAGCATGGAAGTGATTCTGGTGTGTATGACAAACAAGGAAG GTTCGTGCCATCTAAGTTCGAGGAGATATTTGCGAAGCATGCAGTTACTCATCCAGATTCCTTGACATCCAAAGAATTGGAAAGTTTCATCAAATCTAAGAGAGAGCCCAAAGATTACGCTGGATG GGTGGCTGCGTATGTAGAATGGAACATTCTATATATGCTTTGCAAGGATAAAAACGGTTTGTTACATAAAGATGTCGTTCGAAATGCATTCGATGGAAGCTTGTTTGAAAAAATGGCCAAGGAAAGAAGCATCAAAGTGGCCAAGTGA